One Spinacia oleracea cultivar Varoflay chromosome 4, BTI_SOV_V1, whole genome shotgun sequence DNA segment encodes these proteins:
- the LOC110775119 gene encoding uncharacterized protein, producing MGRKRTTKQKLPSNDNATAVDKKQPRQERNGGSSTNQEFERQIAAMKAVSEMEVEHLITEVLLLKSYLNEEQLQTPILQFLKESLPNVSVVTEDGHFDLRWKDDDGNLATYNTVSRDIHDPLLQQMCMAYPGCSDVRQPFSGFQFPATDMKNIVGVDDMQTGTYLSQESLNTMMLGMPEGFQTPGAQSQRLSVGMTPKTRRLPKHGEMLLSVHGSPLGVYKEDNMEAICEAEED from the coding sequence ATGGGAAGAAAAAGGACAACTAAGCAGAAGTTACCATCCAATGATAATGCAACCGCGGTTGATAAAAAACAACCCAGACAGGAGAGAAATGGAGGTTCTTCCACAAACCAAGAATTCGAGCGCCAGATTGCTGCAATGAAGGCTGTTTCTGAAATGGAAGTTGAACACCTCATTACCGAGGTGCTCTTGCTTAAGTCATACTTGAATGAGGAACAATTACAAACACCTATCTTGCAATTTTTGAAGGAGAGTCTTCCCAATGTTTCAGTAGTTACAGAAGATGGGCATTTTGATCTAAGATGGAAAGATGATGATGGAAATCTGGCCACATATAACACTGTTAGTAGAGATATTCATGACCCCCTTCTCCAGCAAATGTGTATGGCTTATCCTGGCTGTTCTGATGTGAGGCAACCCTTTAGTGGATTCCAGTTTCCGGCCACGGATATGAAAAACATTGTGGGTGTTGATGATATGCAGACGGGGACCTACTTGTCTCAGGAGTCACTTAATACTATGATGCTTGGGATGCCGGAAGGTTTTCAAACTCCTGGGGCTCAAAGCCAGAGATTGTCCGTGGGGATGACACCCAAAACCCGCAGATTGCCTAAACATGGGGAAATGCTTCTGTCTGTACATGGTTCCCCTCTTGGTGTCTACAAAGAAGATAACATGGAAGCAATATGCGAGGCAGAAGAAGACTGA